One genomic region from Rothia dentocariosa ATCC 17931 encodes:
- a CDS encoding acyltransferase family protein has translation MTPPRTVQHTRKPSEVLDNSFITPGRFSELDGLRGIAALAVVAYHFGYPAVQNYPRIAPEPYSIPLGELGVQLFFIISGYVILLSAIKSGSALKFGISRFARLYPTYWLALAVAAAVYFLYGNPGRDITVAQTLVNATMMQRFMLVDNVDQVYWTLAIELQFYLLMGLYLAVRRGRIYRREITIGIFCWTTLGLLICCIFHPETSLTGAPKMLVWGVVAEHAALFSLGMVFFMYSHDRRFTWLMPYCAAAASINAFLMHDSAHGVGVAIICAVFFAVIYVRHVPFLARGPLHALGTISYPLYLGHAMLGYMLIDMFYPWAGAWGARILALALVLLWAWCVHSTVETRVSAALRNFLTRKLVRA, from the coding sequence GTGACACCACCAAGAACCGTTCAACACACCCGAAAACCCAGCGAAGTACTCGATAACAGCTTCATCACCCCCGGGCGATTTAGCGAACTCGACGGGCTGCGCGGAATAGCGGCACTGGCCGTTGTTGCCTACCATTTCGGGTACCCCGCCGTGCAAAACTACCCGCGCATCGCCCCCGAACCGTACTCTATTCCGCTCGGAGAACTAGGGGTGCAGCTTTTCTTCATCATCTCGGGGTACGTGATTTTGTTGAGCGCTATCAAAAGCGGTTCCGCCCTAAAATTTGGTATTTCGCGTTTCGCCCGTCTGTACCCAACCTACTGGTTAGCGCTTGCGGTTGCTGCGGCTGTGTATTTTCTCTACGGTAATCCCGGCAGGGATATTACGGTGGCGCAAACCCTGGTTAATGCGACAATGATGCAGCGTTTTATGCTGGTCGATAATGTCGATCAGGTGTATTGGACGCTCGCCATCGAGTTACAGTTCTATCTGCTCATGGGGCTCTATCTGGCTGTGCGGCGTGGAAGAATATATCGCCGCGAGATCACGATCGGTATTTTTTGCTGGACAACCTTAGGGCTGCTCATCTGCTGCATATTCCACCCGGAGACGTCCCTGACGGGTGCCCCCAAAATGCTGGTGTGGGGCGTAGTTGCCGAGCATGCGGCTCTGTTTAGTCTGGGCATGGTGTTCTTTATGTACAGCCACGACCGCAGGTTTACCTGGCTGATGCCGTATTGCGCTGCGGCGGCCTCTATCAATGCCTTCCTGATGCACGATAGCGCCCACGGGGTGGGAGTCGCCATCATATGTGCGGTATTTTTCGCCGTTATCTATGTGCGCCACGTGCCGTTTTTGGCGCGCGGACCCTTGCACGCGCTCGGCACAATATCGTACCCCCTGTATCTGGGGCACGCGATGCTTGGCTATATGCTGATCGATATGTTCTACCCCTGGGCGGGGGCGTGGGGCGCACGCATATTGGCTCTCGCGCTGGTTCTACTCTGGGCGTGGTGCGTGCATAGTACGGTTGAGACACGAGTTTCTGCCGCCCTGCGTAACTTTCTGACACGAAAGCTGGTGAGGGCATGA
- a CDS encoding glycosyltransferase yields MSTAATLTALWVVPVPDFGGVARHVLDVARTGIPGYRLVVCAPEGKLTERLRELNIPVHAVPFGPSRGFRTSFASLTHVIEQEKPAIVHSHLAYADVIAAAVVNSLKMRRLANRSLTVPTLITTEHGIAGDDAVYHGTSWRSKLMEQVHRVRLWGTNAAIAVSRSTAEQMRRKWGARRVSIIYNGVDAPRLRAAVHKHRAPTEPDAPRILSLSRLSPEKGIDVLIEAFAQLRTVYPKAHLEIAGEGDLADTLAQQVRELHISDAVTFSGFVDPLEAMGRSDMVVQLSLWENCSYTLLDAKAAGLKTVATNVGGNPEILDPNELVDRRQNAFCDSVLEALMRNCEASAPSAWTWVTNAEMTAQIAELYTQTQKHQGLA; encoded by the coding sequence ATGAGTACAGCCGCAACTTTGACCGCGCTCTGGGTCGTTCCGGTTCCCGACTTCGGGGGAGTGGCGCGACATGTTCTTGACGTCGCCCGAACCGGTATTCCCGGGTATCGCCTGGTTGTCTGCGCACCCGAGGGAAAACTCACCGAGCGCCTCCGCGAGCTTAATATTCCCGTTCACGCCGTACCCTTCGGACCGAGCCGCGGTTTTAGAACCTCGTTCGCCTCGCTCACACACGTTATTGAACAAGAGAAGCCCGCTATCGTGCACAGTCACCTTGCCTATGCGGATGTTATCGCCGCCGCCGTCGTCAACTCCCTCAAGATGCGGCGGCTTGCCAACCGGTCACTGACCGTTCCCACGCTCATCACTACCGAGCACGGAATCGCGGGGGATGATGCCGTCTACCACGGCACCTCCTGGCGTTCTAAACTCATGGAACAGGTGCACCGGGTGCGTCTGTGGGGCACCAATGCGGCTATTGCCGTCTCGCGCTCTACCGCCGAGCAGATGCGCCGTAAATGGGGCGCTCGCAGAGTGAGCATCATCTATAACGGGGTGGATGCACCCCGGCTGCGCGCCGCCGTACACAAGCATCGCGCGCCGACCGAACCGGATGCGCCGCGCATCCTCTCGCTCTCACGGCTCTCGCCCGAAAAAGGTATTGACGTGCTGATAGAAGCATTCGCCCAGCTGCGCACCGTGTACCCCAAGGCGCACCTTGAAATCGCGGGGGAAGGTGATCTTGCCGATACCCTGGCGCAGCAGGTGCGGGAGCTGCATATCAGCGATGCCGTAACCTTCAGCGGGTTCGTCGATCCCCTAGAAGCGATGGGCCGCAGCGATATGGTGGTTCAGCTATCCCTCTGGGAGAACTGTTCTTATACGCTCTTGGACGCTAAAGCCGCCGGATTAAAAACCGTGGCAACCAACGTGGGCGGAAACCCCGAAATTCTTGACCCCAACGAGCTTGTTGACCGCCGCCAGAACGCATTCTGTGATAGCGTTTTAGAAGCTCTTATGCGGAACTGTGAAGCCTCGGCCCCTTCAGCATGGACGTGGGTAACCAACGCCGAGATGACGGCGCAGATCGCAGAACTCTACACTCAAACACAAAAGCATCAAGGACTAGCATGA
- a CDS encoding O-antigen ligase family protein: protein MSIHLGTSLSPSSQHRNDSANLSARVSHGLKKSGDYVRDNSNQLRIPEFVIFGAMVFATVLPVINQPLSQIAVVIGALYGLTKPAQYELGRFKSLKTIMWLGLVYMMFVSLLHTASADAFDWRQRLVRMIFTTILMWNLAEGRLHFRSAIAGYLTALLINVPAFYLGITERSDGNVLVGFLHDKNYAGLAYAIFGVLAFAIMRTMPERIFAFVLGTSVVWLTNSRTSITAYLVGVLWVLLASRFNFMVRMLLLGGVWALVQTLATDYAQVGQFASRVGSDMLRERIDAVAQEKAETAGFFGSGLGEAYAPLQDRNWVYHNSYLVLRTEGGWVWTVFVIAITIIVGMRIFVSKTSWTVEERVGQGAAIALLVCGLSLGEVFYTFTWAIVMAYAVRAGAIARNRELGMPGYEAENFVGVDRRIEMPKSPEKITAYIANRIKNS from the coding sequence ATGAGCATTCACCTGGGAACATCGCTATCGCCTAGCTCGCAGCACCGGAACGATAGCGCGAACCTCTCTGCGCGCGTTAGTCACGGGCTCAAAAAGAGCGGTGACTATGTGCGGGACAACAGCAATCAGCTGCGCATACCCGAATTCGTAATTTTCGGTGCCATGGTGTTCGCTACCGTGCTGCCGGTCATTAACCAGCCCCTCAGCCAGATTGCCGTGGTTATCGGCGCACTCTACGGGCTTACCAAACCTGCACAGTACGAACTTGGCAGGTTTAAATCTCTGAAAACTATTATGTGGCTGGGCTTGGTCTACATGATGTTCGTATCGCTTTTGCACACCGCCAGTGCTGATGCTTTCGACTGGCGACAACGCTTAGTTCGCATGATCTTCACCACCATTCTGATGTGGAATCTTGCCGAGGGGCGGCTGCATTTTAGGTCCGCTATCGCAGGATACCTCACGGCGCTTCTGATCAACGTTCCCGCCTTCTATCTGGGAATCACCGAGCGCTCGGACGGCAACGTTCTGGTGGGTTTCCTTCACGATAAAAACTATGCGGGCCTGGCGTACGCTATCTTTGGTGTACTCGCTTTCGCTATTATGCGCACTATGCCCGAGCGTATTTTCGCCTTCGTGCTGGGAACTTCGGTGGTGTGGCTGACGAACTCGCGTACCTCCATCACGGCGTACCTGGTAGGCGTGCTGTGGGTACTGCTCGCTTCCAGATTCAACTTTATGGTGAGGATGCTCCTGTTGGGCGGGGTCTGGGCGCTTGTGCAGACGCTCGCCACGGACTATGCCCAGGTAGGGCAGTTCGCCTCGCGTGTGGGCTCCGATATGCTCCGTGAACGTATTGACGCGGTGGCACAAGAAAAAGCCGAAACTGCGGGGTTCTTTGGAAGCGGACTTGGAGAAGCCTACGCGCCCCTGCAGGATAGGAACTGGGTGTATCACAACTCCTACCTAGTGCTTCGTACCGAGGGCGGCTGGGTCTGGACAGTCTTCGTCATCGCTATCACGATTATCGTGGGGATGCGCATCTTCGTCTCAAAAACCTCCTGGACCGTCGAAGAACGAGTGGGACAGGGCGCAGCGATAGCCCTGCTCGTGTGTGGTTTGAGTCTGGGTGAGGTTTTCTACACCTTTACCTGGGCAATTGTCATGGCCTATGCGGTTCGCGCGGGCGCCATCGCCCGGAACAGAGAACTTGGCATGCCGGGGTATGAGGCGGAAAACTTCGTGGGGGTAGACCGGCGTATCGAAATGCCAAAATCACCCGAAAAAATCACCGCCTATATCGCGAACCGGATCAAAAACTCCTAG
- a CDS encoding glycosyltransferase family 4 protein, translating to MSKELYLATNNGDIGGGEVMLLNIARAARGLGYQVVIIGPANPPDLIEAAADEGFTRIVLPAKTRMQYMVQLRLWHRAHRDALLWCNGLVPAAATGGRAGRIVHLHQLPTGTNAKLVPFARKKALQTLVPSEYVAASVPGATVFPNWVQEVPLSLAKSTVPGVVRIGYLGRLTPSKGVGVLCRAIERLNSTVTVPEYRLVVAGAPVFASAEEEREVSRALENIERYTDRLGWSTPQKLFDTVDMLVVPSQAPESFGLVAAEAMSARVPVIVSDAGALPEVVGEDYPYIYPAQDPSALVEKIRHLTQAFYQESDILNDIVSAAFWRWQELYSPDSGRERVRHLLEKYL from the coding sequence ATGAGTAAAGAACTCTACCTAGCCACCAATAACGGCGATATAGGCGGGGGCGAAGTCATGCTCCTGAATATCGCTCGGGCGGCGCGAGGGCTCGGTTACCAGGTTGTCATCATCGGTCCGGCAAACCCGCCGGATCTCATTGAAGCGGCCGCCGACGAAGGGTTCACACGCATCGTACTGCCCGCCAAAACGCGCATGCAGTATATGGTCCAGCTGCGGCTCTGGCACCGGGCGCACCGGGATGCGCTCCTGTGGTGTAACGGGCTGGTTCCTGCCGCCGCTACCGGGGGACGGGCAGGGCGCATCGTGCACCTACATCAGCTGCCGACGGGTACCAACGCTAAATTAGTACCGTTCGCTCGCAAAAAGGCCCTTCAAACCCTCGTTCCCAGCGAGTATGTTGCGGCATCCGTACCCGGTGCGACCGTCTTCCCCAATTGGGTGCAGGAAGTCCCCCTCTCGCTGGCGAAGTCCACCGTCCCCGGGGTGGTGCGCATCGGCTACCTCGGCAGACTCACACCTTCCAAAGGGGTTGGTGTCCTCTGCCGGGCGATCGAGCGCCTCAACAGTACTGTTACCGTCCCCGAGTACCGCCTCGTGGTTGCCGGAGCGCCCGTCTTTGCCTCTGCCGAGGAAGAGCGTGAAGTATCCCGTGCCCTTGAAAACATTGAACGCTACACCGATCGTCTCGGCTGGAGCACCCCGCAAAAGCTCTTCGACACGGTCGATATGCTGGTAGTGCCCTCGCAAGCCCCGGAATCCTTTGGGCTGGTCGCTGCGGAAGCGATGAGTGCTCGCGTGCCGGTGATCGTCAGCGATGCGGGTGCCCTTCCCGAAGTCGTGGGGGAGGACTACCCGTATATTTACCCTGCCCAGGATCCCTCGGCCCTCGTTGAAAAGATTCGACATTTAACTCAGGCTTTCTATCAAGAATCTGATATTCTTAATGACATTGTTTCTGCGGCATTTTGGCGTTGGCAGGAATTATATTCACCCGACTCAGGCAGAGAACGAGTTCGCCACCTTTTAGAGAAATATCTCTAG
- a CDS encoding glycosyltransferase family 2 protein, with protein MAHYQAAVIIPSRGGAGALHYPLDALSAQTERDFQVIVVLDGDIDQSEKVVDDYIARGTLNLTKIVFPENLGRVAALNAGHNAADADILIRCDDDLEPGPDYVANHLRLHRDYDGVIGTLNNIFPKTAYSQVYGTYRDAKFKEAALRTPESECWHYWNGNSSVSAELYRTIGGFDPAYRLYGWEDVDLGKMIADAGGKIIISDAVETKHYAEATTTAVRALRALHAGSARTIFVRKHGEDAHVAPNPAGLWGAAVKALAVVSTEVNIRRIGNTLDAVLLKLPAKIAEKLVALQVEAASYAGVKYPQRARKVF; from the coding sequence ATGGCTCACTATCAAGCAGCCGTCATCATCCCGTCGCGGGGCGGAGCAGGGGCTTTACACTACCCCTTAGACGCGCTTTCTGCTCAGACGGAACGAGACTTTCAAGTTATCGTTGTCCTCGATGGTGACATCGACCAGAGCGAAAAAGTTGTTGACGACTATATCGCCCGCGGAACCTTAAACCTCACTAAGATTGTTTTCCCCGAAAATCTTGGGCGTGTGGCGGCTCTCAACGCCGGGCATAATGCGGCGGATGCGGATATTTTGATTCGCTGCGACGACGACCTGGAACCCGGTCCCGACTATGTGGCGAACCATCTTCGCTTGCACCGCGACTATGATGGGGTGATCGGCACCCTGAACAATATTTTCCCCAAGACTGCTTACTCTCAGGTGTACGGAACCTACCGTGATGCAAAGTTTAAGGAAGCGGCGTTGCGCACCCCCGAATCCGAGTGTTGGCACTATTGGAATGGAAACTCGTCCGTCTCTGCAGAGCTGTACCGAACTATCGGCGGCTTCGATCCCGCCTATCGTCTTTACGGCTGGGAAGACGTTGATCTGGGGAAGATGATCGCTGATGCCGGCGGGAAAATCATCATTTCCGATGCGGTTGAAACGAAGCATTATGCTGAGGCGACCACGACCGCCGTGCGAGCTCTCCGTGCCCTGCACGCGGGTAGTGCGCGCACCATTTTCGTGCGTAAACACGGCGAAGATGCGCATGTGGCTCCCAACCCTGCCGGGCTCTGGGGCGCTGCGGTGAAGGCTCTCGCGGTGGTCAGTACCGAGGTAAATATCCGGCGGATAGGCAATACTCTCGATGCGGTACTCCTGAAACTTCCCGCGAAGATCGCCGAGAAGCTGGTGGCGCTGCAGGTGGAAGCGGCATCCTACGCTGGCGTGAAGTACCCGCAGCGCGCACGGAAGGTGTTCTAA
- a CDS encoding glycosyltransferase: MLNRVAQSWRGASAHIRSLASKKFPKSAESQPAVSADTGSVSVPRLAIAHDYLTQRGGAERVVLALHRAFPEAPIYTTLYNPEGTFPEFENATIITSPLNRVGLLRRYHRLALPLLPLTASCLKVPAHVAVVSTTGWAHGFKFTGEKLVYCHSPARWLYLRDQYLGDEKKNSVIGIGLRVINPLLRFWDQRAAARSEHYVANSTAIQERISRVYGKDVPIIFPPYSGGATRVEEPIAGLQEFTAAGDYFLLVSRLMSYKNVDEAIKACNRAGKKLLIIGHGPEKDKLLKLSGPNVRIISGISDEQLCSAYRHCLALLAVSHEDFGITPLEAGASGKPVIAYRAGGYLDTIREGLNGVFIEQPTSEQIEAAIRKFNPEEWDKQAIKNYIARFSEERFIDEIRQAVDELTASSSSGA, translated from the coding sequence ATGCTGAATCGAGTAGCACAATCCTGGCGCGGCGCATCCGCTCACATTCGTTCTTTGGCCTCGAAAAAATTCCCGAAATCGGCGGAATCTCAGCCTGCGGTTTCGGCAGATACGGGTTCTGTCAGCGTCCCTCGGCTCGCTATCGCTCACGACTATTTGACGCAGCGCGGTGGGGCGGAGCGGGTTGTTCTGGCCCTGCACCGGGCGTTCCCTGAGGCCCCTATCTACACGACCCTCTACAATCCTGAAGGTACTTTTCCCGAGTTTGAGAATGCGACTATCATCACCAGTCCGCTCAATCGGGTGGGCTTGCTGCGGCGCTACCACCGGCTGGCGCTGCCGCTGCTGCCGCTGACCGCATCCTGCCTGAAAGTTCCGGCGCACGTTGCGGTGGTTTCGACCACGGGATGGGCGCACGGGTTCAAATTCACCGGCGAGAAACTGGTGTACTGCCATTCCCCGGCGCGTTGGCTGTACCTGCGCGACCAATACCTGGGCGACGAGAAAAAGAACAGTGTTATTGGGATAGGGTTACGGGTGATAAACCCGCTGCTGCGGTTCTGGGATCAGCGCGCGGCGGCGCGGTCGGAACATTACGTGGCGAACTCGACCGCCATTCAGGAACGTATTTCGCGGGTGTACGGCAAAGACGTACCCATTATTTTCCCGCCTTACTCCGGGGGTGCAACCCGTGTGGAAGAACCGATCGCGGGTCTGCAGGAATTCACGGCTGCGGGAGACTACTTTCTGCTGGTGTCGCGCCTGATGTCCTATAAGAACGTGGATGAGGCGATTAAGGCGTGCAATCGAGCGGGTAAGAAGCTGCTGATTATCGGGCATGGACCCGAAAAAGATAAGCTCCTCAAACTCTCGGGGCCCAATGTGCGCATTATTTCCGGGATTTCCGATGAGCAGCTGTGTTCTGCCTACCGGCATTGTCTAGCACTTCTCGCGGTATCTCATGAAGACTTCGGGATTACTCCGCTAGAAGCCGGGGCAAGCGGAAAACCGGTGATTGCATACCGCGCAGGCGGGTACCTCGATACCATCCGCGAAGGCCTCAACGGCGTGTTTATTGAACAGCCGACCTCGGAACAGATTGAGGCGGCGATACGGAAGTTCAACCCCGAAGAGTGGGATAAGCAGGCAATTAAGAACTACATCGCGCGTTTTAGCGAGGAACGTTTTATCGACGAAATACGCCAGGCGGTTGATGAGCTTACCGCGTCTTCGTCCTCGGGCGCGTAG
- a CDS encoding PqqD family protein — protein MSTTTAPVRYRIPEYVAFVHAEEISEYASVTTYLADTRTAQVSVLEGSASIIWGIFEEPFSLPEALELIAELTEQNPEDIRGEVEDFVHQLVEDELLEAV, from the coding sequence ATGAGTACTACTACCGCACCGGTGAGGTACCGCATCCCAGAGTATGTTGCCTTCGTACACGCTGAAGAGATCTCCGAATACGCTTCCGTCACGACGTATCTTGCCGACACACGGACCGCACAGGTTTCGGTGTTGGAGGGGTCAGCATCTATTATTTGGGGTATTTTTGAGGAGCCGTTTTCCCTGCCTGAGGCCCTTGAGCTGATCGCCGAGCTTACCGAGCAGAACCCCGAGGATATTCGCGGGGAGGTTGAGGATTTTGTGCATCAGCTCGTCGAAGACGAACTGCTGGAAGCCGTCTAA
- a CDS encoding nucleotidyltransferase family protein, with product MHTTPQHKPGTPLKARIMLAHAYFQRLANLHGIDILHIKGYAFNSEIFKPDRHSTDADLLVRPSHVDTFVHILLADGWSIQAHFDTGSVFEHAMTLYHESWGLTDIHRFFPGLGKDPERVFQQLWAAHMQREIAHRSCAVPSVLDSRLIVVLHRARASSAYNPDLEYLRDILDSYDWAKLRARAAELDSSLAYAAAMGGLEAYRHERDYLLWKSVSTQVPSYIQWVGRLRSARGFAEKMRTLKNILMVNQDHLAMELGHKPTRAEIRTRFFERFGLGGGS from the coding sequence GTGCACACTACGCCACAGCACAAACCTGGTACGCCGCTCAAGGCGCGTATTATGCTGGCGCACGCCTACTTTCAAAGGCTCGCGAATCTTCACGGAATAGATATTTTACATATCAAAGGATATGCGTTTAATTCCGAAATTTTTAAACCTGATAGACATAGCACCGATGCAGATCTTTTAGTACGGCCTTCTCATGTAGATACTTTTGTTCACATACTTTTAGCTGACGGCTGGAGTATTCAGGCGCATTTTGACACCGGATCCGTTTTTGAACATGCAATGACGCTTTATCACGAATCCTGGGGTCTCACCGATATTCACCGTTTCTTTCCGGGGCTCGGAAAAGATCCCGAACGTGTTTTTCAGCAGCTCTGGGCGGCACACATGCAACGCGAGATAGCGCACCGTTCCTGTGCCGTGCCTTCAGTACTCGATTCCCGGCTGATTGTGGTGCTGCACCGCGCTAGGGCGAGTTCCGCCTATAACCCGGATCTTGAGTATCTGCGCGATATTCTCGACTCCTACGACTGGGCTAAACTGCGCGCCCGCGCCGCCGAATTAGATTCTTCTCTCGCCTACGCCGCCGCAATGGGTGGCTTAGAGGCGTACCGTCACGAACGCGACTACCTGCTGTGGAAGTCGGTTTCCACGCAGGTGCCGAGCTATATTCAATGGGTGGGCAGGCTGCGGTCGGCACGTGGATTCGCCGAGAAAATGCGCACGCTCAAGAATATTCTTATGGTCAATCAGGATCATTTGGCGATGGAACTGGGGCATAAACCCACGCGCGCCGAAATTCGCACTAGGTTCTTTGAGCGTTTTGGGTTGGGAGGCGGCTCCTAA
- a CDS encoding polysaccharide biosynthesis tyrosine autokinase has product MTILDFVRTTRANLLLLIAGIVIGAIAGLSYSLLQPKVYAASASGYVTVGQSGTIDVLSGSNAAKERARSYSAIVSSEAVAKIIQEQNSDLSIGTIRGSLSATTEENSSLIKVRATASSPEQARVLANSALHATAQYIENIEKNGSGNNSTATPTPAGEENQESAQNKVSSTNPSDTTNTLIRVIPLDNASVNPPLVSPNYMQNGLIGAGAGLVLVYLAIFLRRSVDQRIRTRDDAIKATNSNILGVLPVSDDLAEENIVHASNDDHIAHESIRQLRTNLRFVNIDNPPSSFIVTSAVPGEGKSTVSLAVARSMASSGQPVILIDADLRRPTVAKKLHINAKIGLTQVLAGQVDIAEAVHQVEDSKLFVLPAGRIPPNPSELLGSDKMRQLIEELSKEFLVIVDAPPLLPVTDASLLSHAVDGVIMVGTVGKSHREQMTEAVAVLERVNSHLFGVVLNKAPRKGLGNSYYGFGYANSYVGYASYYGYSKDGKKKVSSGAHGA; this is encoded by the coding sequence ATGACAATTTTAGATTTTGTGCGCACCACAAGAGCCAATCTCTTGTTGCTCATTGCTGGCATCGTGATCGGTGCCATCGCAGGGCTCAGCTATTCCCTGTTGCAGCCTAAAGTTTATGCCGCCAGCGCCTCCGGGTACGTGACCGTCGGTCAGAGTGGCACTATTGACGTACTATCCGGCTCAAACGCCGCAAAAGAACGTGCCCGCTCATACTCGGCAATCGTCTCATCAGAAGCCGTCGCCAAGATCATTCAGGAACAGAACTCTGACCTAAGCATCGGGACGATTCGCGGCAGCCTGAGCGCAACTACCGAAGAAAACAGCTCACTCATTAAGGTGCGGGCGACCGCTTCCAGCCCTGAGCAGGCACGGGTTTTGGCGAATTCGGCGCTTCACGCCACCGCTCAGTACATCGAAAATATTGAGAAGAACGGCTCGGGGAACAACAGTACCGCTACCCCCACGCCTGCTGGGGAAGAAAACCAAGAAAGCGCTCAGAACAAGGTTTCTTCAACCAACCCGTCCGATACCACCAATACCCTGATTCGTGTGATCCCGCTGGATAACGCCAGCGTGAACCCGCCTCTCGTATCGCCCAACTACATGCAGAACGGCCTCATCGGTGCCGGTGCCGGGCTGGTGCTCGTGTACCTGGCGATCTTCCTGCGCCGTTCCGTGGACCAGCGCATCCGCACTCGTGACGACGCCATTAAAGCGACAAACAGCAATATTCTGGGTGTGCTGCCCGTCAGCGATGATCTGGCGGAAGAAAACATCGTGCATGCCAGCAACGATGACCATATTGCCCACGAATCTATCCGTCAGCTGCGCACGAATCTGCGCTTCGTGAATATCGATAACCCGCCGAGCTCCTTCATTGTGACCTCCGCAGTTCCTGGCGAGGGTAAGTCTACGGTCTCGCTGGCGGTGGCGCGCTCTATGGCAAGCTCGGGGCAGCCGGTCATCCTGATCGACGCCGACCTGCGCCGTCCCACCGTCGCGAAGAAACTGCACATTAACGCCAAAATCGGTTTGACGCAGGTTCTTGCCGGTCAGGTTGATATTGCTGAGGCTGTGCACCAGGTAGAGGATTCCAAGCTCTTTGTGCTTCCCGCCGGGCGTATTCCCCCGAACCCTTCCGAATTGTTGGGTTCCGACAAGATGCGCCAGCTTATCGAAGAGCTCTCCAAGGAATTCCTGGTCATCGTGGATGCTCCCCCGCTGCTGCCGGTGACCGACGCATCGCTGCTCTCCCACGCCGTGGACGGTGTGATTATGGTCGGTACCGTGGGCAAGAGCCACCGTGAGCAGATGACCGAGGCTGTTGCCGTGCTGGAGCGTGTGAATTCACACCTCTTCGGTGTAGTACTCAATAAGGCCCCGCGTAAGGGCTTGGGCAATTCCTACTATGGATTTGGTTATGCCAATAGTTATGTAGGTTACGCCAGCTACTACGGTTACTCCAAGGATGGTAAAAAGAAAGTTTCTTCCGGCGCGCACGGAGCTTAA
- the rfbA gene encoding glucose-1-phosphate thymidylyltransferase RfbA, which yields MKGIILAGGTGSRLHPITQGISKQLTPVYDKPMIYYPLSTLMLAGIRDILIITTPEDQEQFRRLLGDGARFGVHFDYKVQPSPDGLAQAFILGADFIGDNPVALVLGDNIFYGPGLGTQLGKYEQKDGATVFAYQVADPRAYGVVEFDENFHAVSIEEKPQVPKSDYAIPGLYFYDKHVVEYAQNIKPSQRGELEITDLNRVYLKQGKLKVEVLPRGTAWLDTGTFDSLADASNFIRTVQKRQGLSIGCPEEIAWRAGWLSNDDLHSIATKFAKSGYGDYLMHLLK from the coding sequence ATGAAGGGAATTATTCTTGCCGGTGGTACCGGCAGTCGTTTACACCCCATCACTCAGGGTATTAGTAAACAACTCACTCCGGTTTACGATAAACCAATGATTTATTATCCGCTTTCCACTCTTATGCTGGCGGGAATTCGTGACATTCTTATTATCACAACCCCCGAAGATCAAGAACAATTTAGACGTCTTTTAGGGGATGGAGCTCGTTTTGGTGTACATTTCGACTATAAAGTGCAACCTTCACCTGATGGTTTAGCTCAAGCATTTATTTTAGGTGCAGATTTCATAGGCGATAATCCCGTTGCACTCGTTCTAGGTGATAATATTTTCTATGGTCCCGGTTTAGGAACCCAGCTTGGAAAATATGAGCAAAAAGACGGTGCAACCGTTTTTGCTTACCAAGTTGCAGACCCGCGCGCCTACGGGGTAGTGGAGTTCGACGAGAATTTTCACGCCGTCTCCATTGAAGAAAAACCGCAGGTACCGAAAAGCGATTACGCTATTCCGGGACTATATTTCTATGACAAACATGTTGTGGAATATGCGCAAAACATTAAACCTTCTCAGCGTGGTGAACTAGAAATTACCGACCTCAATCGTGTATATCTAAAACAGGGTAAACTAAAGGTTGAGGTACTGCCACGAGGTACAGCATGGCTTGATACCGGCACCTTCGATTCACTCGCAGATGCCAGCAACTTTATTCGCACCGTCCAAAAACGTCAGGGACTTTCTATTGGATGCCCTGAAGAAATTGCATGGCGCGCAGGTTGGTTAAGCAATGATGATCTTCACAGTATCGCCACCAAATTCGCCAAAAGCGGTTATGGGGACTATCTGATGCACCTGCTCAAATAG